A window from Acipenser ruthenus chromosome 36, fAciRut3.2 maternal haplotype, whole genome shotgun sequence encodes these proteins:
- the LOC117962755 gene encoding resistin-like translates to MKMRVAVLLAVIAMFCAADAQKCPLDGLMSSLTESVASAVLQKVTLSCIDASARGSLVDCPAGYKPTGCSCGNACGSWDIRNDQTCHCQCANQDWTAARCCKIALK, encoded by the exons ATGAAGATGAGAGTTGCTGTGTTGCTGGCTGTGATCGCTATGTTCTGTGCTGCCGACGCTCAGAAATGCCCTCTGGATGGTCTGATGAGCAGCCTGACAGAATCTGTGG CCTCTGCAGTGCTGCAGAAAGTGACTCTGTCCTGCATTGATGCCTCAGCTAGAGGGAGCCTGGTGGATTGTCCTGCAG GTTACAAGCCGACGGGCTGCTCCTGCGGTAATGCCTGCGGCTCCTGGGATATCCGCAATGACCAGACCTGCCACTGCCAGTGTGCAAACCAGGATTGGACCGCTGCACGCTGCTGCAAGATAGCCCTGAAATAG